From one Heterodontus francisci isolate sHetFra1 chromosome 17, sHetFra1.hap1, whole genome shotgun sequence genomic stretch:
- the LOC137378633 gene encoding probable G-protein coupled receptor 139 produces the protein MKYLFNLIPTLADVEIIYCPVLGTIGVPINLLAIVILSRGNCGLSKCVTHYLVAMAAADLMVVMTDVILRWLIVYFPVSFLDITPVCSLVTVLIVATTEISVWFTVAFTFDRFVAICCQKLKTKYCTEKTARVIIGAVPVLSCLESIPWFFKFKAQYIFNNLEWFCIAKPEYYTSIFWAAYEILHRLLTPLLPFVLLLLLNTLTVRHILIASRVRRRLQVNSDRVSPSDPEMDKRRKSIILLFTISGSFIVLWMTYVTCYLHQRIAFMSDSRTPSPNANTIGYLLQLLSTCTNTCIYTVTQSKFREQLKKVVKYPFTMILRFIKQ, from the coding sequence TTAActtgctggcgattgtgatcctgtctcgaggaaactgcggtctctccaaatgtgtcactcattacCTGGTAGCCATGGCAGCGGCCGATCTCATGGTTGTCATGACTGATGTGATTCTGAGGTGGCTTATTGTTTATTTCCCAGTTTCTTTCCTGGATATTACTCCTGTATGTAGTTTGGTAACGGTGCTCATTGTTGCCACCACGGAGATTTCTGTCTGGTTTacagttgctttcacctttgatcgatttgtggccatttgttgccagaagctgaaaactaaatattgcactgagaaaactgcaagggtgattattGGAGCAGTGCCTGTACTGAGCTGTTTGGAAAGTATTCCCTGGTTCTTCAAATTTAAAGCTCAGTACATCTTCAATAACTTGGAATGGTTTTGCATCGCAAAACCAGAGTATTACACTTCAATCTTCTGGGCAGCATACGAGATTCTTCACCGCCTTCTAACCCCTTTGCTCCCATTCGTTTTGCTTTTGCTCCTCAACActctgaccgtcagacacattttaatagCTAGTAGAGTCCGCCGGAGACTCCAGGTGAACAGTGATAGAGTGAGTCCCAGTGACCCTGAGATGGACAAACgcagaaaatccatcattttactcttcactatcTCAGGCAGTTTTATTGTTTTATGGATGACCTATGTTACGTGTTACCTGCATCAGCGAATTGCATTCATGTCTGATTCCCGTACCCCTTCACCCAACGCAAATACCATCGGATACCTGCTCCAGCTCCTCAgtacctgcacaaacacttgtatctacacAGTGACTCAGAGCAAATTCCGAGAGCAGCTGAAAAAGGTTGTGAAATATCCTTTCACTATGATTCTCAGATTCATCAAACAGTGA